The Ailuropoda melanoleuca isolate Jingjing unplaced genomic scaffold, ASM200744v2 unplaced-scaffold72027, whole genome shotgun sequence genome includes the window ATCTGTTATAGTTCCAAAGATGCTCATGAACATGCAGACTCAGCACTTATCCATCCCCTATGTGGGGTGCATTTCTCAGttgtattttttcatagtttttggtTGTCTTGATAACTTCCTTCTTGCAGTGATGGCATATGACAGGTATGTGGCCATCTGTCAGCCACTCCACTACACCACTGTCATGAGGCAGGAGCTGTGTATCTCATTAGTAGCTGGGTCCTGGTTCTTCTGTTGCATCCATGCCCTGTTGCACACCCTCCTCTTGGTCCAACTGCCCTTCTGTGCTAATAACACCATCCCCCACTTCTTCTGTGACCTCACTGTGCTCCTGAAGATAAGCTGCTCAGACATCTCTCTCAATGAGCTAGTCATCTTTACTGAAGGAGGA containing:
- the LOC100472823 gene encoding olfactory receptor 1J4, whose protein sequence is IVPKMLMNMQTQHLSIPYVGCISQLYFFIVFGCLDNFLLAVMAYDRYVAICQPLHYTTVMRQELCISLVAGSWFFCCIHALLHTLLLVQLPFCANNTIPHFFCDLTVLLKISCSDISLNELVIFTEGGMFFILPLSSILGSYIRIGTTVLRIPSTKGLFKAFSTCGSHLFVVSLYYGTLAGVYFFSSSWDFKDKDIIASVMYTVVTPMLNPFIYSLRNKDIKQALEIFVKRDNF